One window of the Babesia bovis T2Bo chromosome 2, whole genome shotgun sequence genome contains the following:
- a CDS encoding WD domain G-beta repeat family protein, whose translation MANSSPGLVTALSESRRFSSFISDTFRILPKYNLIISQHEDCIFAFPHPQNGNIEDVFLSNNFVEGEGKEVARHFFQRLSISDRSAVCLLDANEEDLYTQPNKGKHCVYLAGGISTFSVSNDCETLAVALRSGLLCYYGIISQGSSIYLERRHEIKVNTKNVSKMTFDSTGAYLACGAVDGTVAVFQDGAPLKTFHQQDGQISVLRFVPKSVTLLAGSQNGDIVMYCLKKKNPVATFRDHLSYVNDITFLVAEDGSSAGFVSCSRDSYICFWSLDLKKSDLKEAKKSGTLLTRNPFKRIILFESVLSVGIITHGLANKGNSPWVLFLATESGVLKLIDPSSEKTLLARKVTYGQGDELRCATISKETNEILVLGSSGSLCFYSVNLELRHQLLGNIDGAYQMLYYKDSDTIDLSGISDVIGGTDSTETSKSTDATTNESSVTNEKKTKISKNERKQAKNTAKDLVNKECDSSSVSENISAVPDDEFQRRDWMHSLRWLKRQIAKGIDVIFILCGDDAIRMLALDGCGTCITLGLLDENHRHQDTVLSLAYSHSGNILVSGSKDEHVFIWDLRTLTVVTKVKLDGLNVACVAIPSVITSSSTQLKLIATGDNVMKSFDIPLWWLSQGRNGSTSASVCNNEIVVISTSAASAVRHRKPINAIAFSPNKKLIASAGSDKIVVIYATDNLIVKGECHGHRRSVISVAFTAIAKTVVSSSVDMTIKIWNLNDFTCIKTLQGHTKAVMKVLLLPNDLQLMSVGMDGLLKIWNIKTSDCIFTADNHADKVWNADIIGEKMLSISGNGVLISWDDVSAEVESKKLMEERDEELKRTQVESLDADGKYSEALCLALELRKPHMASKILKRRCTTQLFRVEKDHEIEGDLFQSWVKGMKKSTDIKRMLTVAFDFIQLWISKGSTSWMANCLLSELLKQFKPCELFVVEGMSNRIESLLAYQASHLTRFINLSEKSHLLDVLLGYNKASQPEPSSHALTYDVLYN comes from the exons AACCTAATAAAGGGAAACACTGTGTATATCTTGCTGGTGGTATATCTACCTTTTCTGTGAGTAATGATTGCGAAACACTTGCGGTTGCTCTACGCAGTGGGCTACTTTGTTATTATGGAATTATATCCCAAGGTAGCAGCATATATCTGGAGCGTCGTCATGAGATTAAG GTCAACACGAAGAATGTCAGTAAAATGACCTTTGATTCAACTGGCGCCTATTTGGCGTGCGGAGCCGTCGATGGTACGGTGGCAGTGTTCCAGGACGGAGCTCCTCTGAAAACTTTCCATCAGCAGGACGGGCAAATAAGTGTTTTGAGATTTGTTCCAAAGAGTGTTACATTGCTTGCTGGATCCCAAAATGGCGATATTGTGATGTATTGTTTGAAGAAAAAAAATCCTGTAGCAACTTTTCGAGACCATCTGAGTTATGTGAATGACATTACATTTTTAGTGGCTGAGGATGGATCTAGTGCAGGTTTCGTTTCTTGTTCTCGTGATTCTTACATTTGCTTTTGGTCACTGGATTTGAAAAAGAGTGATCTTAAGGAAGCTAAGAAATCTGGTACTCTGTTGACCCGCAATCCTTTTAAGCGTATAATACTATTTGAAAGTGTATTATCGGTGGGTATAATCACTCATGGTTTGGCGAATAAAGGAAACTCACCATGGGTACTTTTTTTAGCTACTGAATCTGGAGTACTTAAACTTATAGACCCGTCAAGTGAGAAAACACTCTTGGCACGTAAAGTCACATATGGACAAGGTGATGAATTGCGATGCGCCACAATTTCTAAAGAAACAAATGAAATATTAGTGCTCGGATCATCTGGTAGTTTATGCTTTTATTCAGTTAATCTTGAACTAAGGCATCAGCTCCTAGGTAACATAGATGGTGCGTATCAGATGCTTTACTACAAAGATTCTGATACTATAGATTTGTCTGGTATTTCAGATGTTATAGGAGGTACTGATAGTACTGAAACTTCAAAATCAACGGATGCCACTACAAATGAATCTTCTGTTACGAATGAGAAGAAGACAAAAATTAGTAAAAACGAACGCAAACAGGCTAAAAATACTGCAAAAGATTTAGTAAATAAGGAATGTGACTCCTCCTCGGTATCAGAAAACATTTCTGCTGTACCTGATGATGAGTTCCAGAGGCGTGATTGGATGCACTCACTTCGTTGGCTAAAGAGACAGATAGCCAAAGGTATAGATGtcatttttattttgtGTGGTGATGATGCTATTCGAATGCTCGCTTTAGACGGCTGTGGAACCTGTATTACATTGGGTTTATTGGACGAAAATCATCGACACCAGGACACTGTTCTATCACTTGCATATTCGCATAGCGGTAACATCCTCGTTTCCGGTAGTAAGGATGAGCATGTTTTCATTTGGGATCTTCGAACTTTGACCGTCGTAACGAAAGTGAAGCTAGACGGTCTCAATGTTGCTTGTGTTGCAATTCCCAGCGTTATAACCAGTTCCTCCACGCAATTGAAGTTGATTGCCACCGGTGACAACGTGATGAAATCCTTTGATATACCTCTCTGGTGGCTATCACAAGGTAGAAATGGCTCAACTTCAGCGTCTGTTTGTAACAACGAGATTGTCGTTATATCGACCTCTGCCGCCTCCGCTGTAAGACACAGGAAGCCCATCAATGCTATCGCATTTTCACCCAATAAAAAG TTAATTGCCTCTGCTGGAAGTGACAAGATAGTGGTTATCTATGCCACTGATAATTTGATAGTCAAGGGTGAATGCCATGGTCACCGACGATCTGTAATTTCTGTGGCGTTTACGGCTATTGCCAAGACTGTGGTAAGTTCATCTGTGGATATGACCATCAAGATTTGGAACTTGAATGACTTTACCTGCATAAAGACGCTGCAAGGTCATACAAAAGCGGTGATGAAAGTGTTGCTTCTACCGAATGACCTCCAATTGATGTCGGTTGGTATGGACGGTTTGCTCAAAATCTGGAACATCAAAACATCGGACTGTATATTCACAGCGGATAACCACGCAGATAAG GTGTGGAACGCCGATATAATTGGAGAGAAAATGCTGAGCATCTCCGGGAATGGCGTTTTGATATCTTGGGATGACGTTTCAGCGGAGGTTGAGTCAAAGAAACTAATGGAAGAACGTGATGAAGAGCTGAAGCGGACCCAGGTTGAGAGTTTGGATGCAGATGGCAAATACAGTGAGGCATTGTGCCTCGCTTTGGAGCTCAGGAAACCGCATATGGCTAGCAAGATACTCAAGCGTCGTTGTACTACACAGCTCTTTCGTGTAGAAAAGGATCATGAGATTGAAGGTGACCTTTTCCAATCATGGGTGAAAGGCATGAAGAAATCCACGGATATTAAGCGTATGCTGACTGTAGCCTTTGATTTCATACAACTGTGGATATCCAAGGGTTCTACTAGCTGGATGGCAAATTGTCTGTTATCTGAGCTTCTGAAACAATTTAAACCCTGCGAGTTATTTGTCGTTGAGGGCATGTCAAATCGCATTGAGAGCCTGTTGGCGTACCAAGCATCTCACCTCACCCGTTTTATCAACTTATCGGAGAAATCGCATTTATTGGATGTTTTGTTAGGTTACAACAAAGCAAGTCAGCCTGAGCCTAGTAGTCATGCGCTAACGTATGATGTGCTCTACAATTAA